A genomic segment from Bufo bufo chromosome 8, aBufBuf1.1, whole genome shotgun sequence encodes:
- the BLOC1S3 gene encoding biogenesis of lysosome-related organelles complex 1 subunit 3 yields MSSRGFQTVIKGEASETDDEEEMYVTSVPSRSFSGTCGVKIQGEASETDEDDDEGVEKNKAPSKSLEKDLPPLVVIRNDGEGSPVGFEEKPIVNIQQPGRYSTLLQQKLLESNARLYHDVNNTIRQVYHTTTNEIRTLTGQLSNSQNGIINASHNIRLALEDLKGVSEKIDIITSCNLLPDIRI; encoded by the coding sequence ATGTCTTCTCGAGGATTTCAAACAGTCATAAAGGGGGAAGCCTCTGAGACCGATGATGAAGAAGAGATGTATGTGACTTCTGTCCCCTCTAGGTCGTTCTCTGGTACATGCGGTGTAAAAATCCAAGGAGAAGCTTCAGAGACTGACGAAGACGATGATGAAGGTGTTGAGAAAAATAAGGCTCCTTCCAAGAGTTTAGAGAAGGACCTTCCTCCTCTAGTAGTCATCAGAAATGATGGAGAAGGTTCTCCAGTTGGTTTTGAAGAAAAGCCTATAGTCAATATACAGCAGCCTGGACGCTACAGCACATTACTGCAGCAGAAACTCTTGGAAAGCAATGCTCGTCTTTACCATGACGTCAACAACACCATCCGGCAAGTCTACCATACGACCACTAACGAGATCCGGACGCTGACCGGTCAACTGAGCAACTCCCAGAATGGGATCATTAATGCGTCCCACAACATTCGACTCGCCCTGGAGGACTTGAAAGGGGTGTCTGAGAAGATCGACATAATAACCAGCTGTAACTTACTTCCCGATATAAGGATCTAA